From the Macrobrachium rosenbergii isolate ZJJX-2024 chromosome 50, ASM4041242v1, whole genome shotgun sequence genome, the window CCTCACTAGTACTAGTCTCTAGACTAGCCTACATGGCCTAGTTATATGACAAACATAAACGGATACCTTACCCAGTCCTGTGGCGCCGTAAGACAAGAAATCGATGGTGGTGAGCCAAATCACACTATTTATCAGGAGGTGCATCCTAATTTTCCATAAAGCATTGCCGTTtggggataaaaataaaattacacttgACAAACGACAGTGGAGCGTTGGGGTACTCTGACAACACTCCCAATGTTACCAGAACTTCAAGTCCAAAAATCcctgaaaacaaagcaaaaaatttaaaaattcccgGAATTTTCACAGATTCGTgattaaaaattcacattttcacgtaaattttttttttagattttttccattCCATAATGATGACTTATAAGTGTAATGCGAATttcattaatggaaaataaaaaaattcttttgctcacaacattactttttttcattgCATAGGATATGCCAATAGATGTTGATTTTACACAGAGGAAACTTGTAATGCCGGACTTGGAATCACTGGAAAAATCAACCtataataacgagagagagagagagagagagagagagagagagagagagagagagagagagagagagagagagagagagagaataaaatttcaaaatcagttCAGCAATTGGTTTCATTTCAATTAAATTCCAAACCTTACGACTATATCACAGTCAGGGAAAACTCTTCCTCCTTATCTCCATGCATCTCTCCCGAGGTTCATATTTCCCCACAAGAGACGCTCAAATCCCCATTTCTGGGGAAAATTTTCGAATGTGGCAATAGTGAAAGGCTCACTCAAGGACCCTAAAgcgatgtttacttttttttttttatttcattctaacaAGATTCTAAAGTATGGCTGTTATAAAACTTATATTATGGGAAATCCTAATGAACATTAGGGCTGACTTTTCCATATTTCATGATATCCCTTGTCAATAGTGTATGGTGAATGCAGCCATAACAAGAAAGTATATTGCTACACAAAGGAAACCTGTGCTAGGACGAAGTCTAGGAATaaacatcatttataaaaaatatcacatAAGATCAAACTGAAGGAAATACAGggacagaaaatataataatggaaagatgTTTGTTAGAATTCGATTAAGAGCATCATATCGGTCTAACGGAGATTTtatagaaacaaaaaggaaaccCTCGAATAACCTTTAACTAGCATTGTCTACTCCAGACACAATCGACCCGTCATCCTGCAACGCATATGGGTGTGCGGCGCCTGTCTCTTAGTCATATTATTGATCAGTACTGTctctgaatgaaaaaaagagaaaaaggccGGCGAAGGTTGTTCGTCACTAAATAACAGCGCTATCAACATAAAGATAAGGAGACGAGAAACGTGATACCGTACACTAGCGTGTTATcgacggattttttttttgtcgtcttaTCACTACCCAGCGATCTCCGCTTCAAGTTAACAATTTCTCGGATCCAGTTGAATTATAGAATTTGTATGGATCGATAAATAGTTTCTTCAATCGATACCGCCGTGACTAAAGTGTAAACGTTAGTCCCTACCAGCAACTTGGCGGTTCCTGTTGTTTGTCTCGGCGATCCTCTCTCATGAGCGATAGAAGTGAAATTAAATTATCCTGCCACTCGTTGTGCTGTTTCTTTGGTTACAGACGAGTGGCAGCCATATACGCTGAAAGCTCATTTTCAGTCTAAACGGATAATTTCGCTGCAGCGGTGATATACACTTTCAAGAGTCTTTAAAAGTGTATGAAAACAGCAAATaagcattttcctttatcaaaatgaCACCTGCGTTTGTCGTCATCTCCTTTGTGATTTGCCTCCTCACGTCTTCAGCCGATGCAAGTAAGCATTTGATGtgtcaaaattatttcaatatgTATATGTGGACTGATTTTGTCTTTTTACGCCCGAGCACACATGCTTCTTGTCCATCTGTGCGACATGACGTAGGACCGTGGCAACGTAATCTCATAAATAATTGCAAAAACCGAAAGGGTGACATCTTCAGACCCCACTCGCTGTAAGGGGATGAAGGCctatggtgattatatatatatatatatatatatatatatatatatatatatatatatatatatatacatacatatatatatctatatatataaaaccaaatcgAGAAAAATTTTAGAAGTTATATACTGTCACAGTATCACAGTAATGCTGCCTCGTTGTTGCTGACTCCTTTGAACATGAGGCTTAATTTATATTAAACCCATAAAGCATTAGTACTTTctagttaaatattttaatacttcaGGTTTATTCTTGAAGTGACCTTCTACCGTTGTGGAATTTGAACAGCGGAAAATTTCTAGGACAAGGTCAAGGGAGCACCAGGCGTATCGGATTAAGtcttgaaaatcttgaaaaaccATCTTATCACCTACCAGCGTAACCACTTTTATAAACCACGATGTGCACGTTTAGCTAGCTTAGAACTTTAAACAATCTATTTCTTTCGAAGTCTGTCGATCGCAAATAATTGTTAGTGGTCTCTGGGCCATTGCTTATGACAGTTGCAGGATATCAGGCGCCACCTGGCTGCCAAGCTGGTAGAAATCATATGCAAAATCGTATCATAACCTGACCGCACTCGGCTTTTTTACACGAACGCCAAAGTTGATGTCTTAGATACACAAGAATGCTGAAATGAAACCACCCCTCCAGGAAAAGGCACACTATTATTAAATAACTGACAAGGATAAGATGAATGGATTGGGTCTAAATGCAGCTAACGTTTCTGAGAGTATGGTGATGAGGCATATTTTGACTAAATATCATTTGACTGATTTGCCAAAAGGTAAGACTGTCAGAGCCTCAAAGCACcttattagatataaaaataaaattgaaaagacaATGTTTTTACCATACCTTTTTTAAACATCAATCTTCTCAGCTTTAGGTGTCGTGGGAGAGTTCTGCTATAGGACTATGCTATAAAGTGTGATCATAACAAGGttgaaatactgtagaaattttttttcgttgtttagACTTATCCTTTTTTTCTAGCAAGAGAAAAAACAGAGGTCCTAGAATCAATACAGGATGCGTCTTTATTTCATACAGAACGAGGGATTACTCTCAGGGCTTTGTATAATTAATAACATTAGTACCATTGCTAAGGGATCTGGTAATACCTCATTcacaataaaaattgaaatgtagCTAACCTCAAGTTTAAGCAATGatctttttttccattaaatctCTTTACAGAAATTGTAAAGAAGACTGCTAACATTTCATATTACTAATTGCTTCTACTGTTTTTCTCTTacaccattattattttatacagcaCTAAGGATCACAGGACATACTGCGTCCACATCGAGCGACATTACTTTTGAAGAAGATCCCGCCAACAGAAGCACTGAGCTGGGAGCCATTCATTCCGGACCAGACTCAAAAAATTACCAAGGTTCAGGAATGCATGCAGAGAGTGATGTAAAAAACGAGCCGGTAATATTTACTACTCAGGAAAAACACGTGGTAAGTATTACACTTGTTTGTGTTGTGTTTAGTTGGAACTGTCTCATTCGAGCTATTTCTAGAGGTTTTCACAGGGTTGTGTCCTTTCCAAtaacttttggtttttttttttttttgtcgtcacTCACATGCTTTAataatgtttttcctttccaCGTTCTCTAAAGGTTATTTCCGATTTGGTCTCCTTAAATCATATATGGTACTAGATCGAGACAGTATCTCTGCAAAATATCATACAATTCAGGCTAACTTCTGAAGGCTACTGCTTTCTaagaaattacagttttatttttcgttttctctaCTGTCCTTAAAAAGAAGCCAAGTTTTGCACCCTCTCTGTTTGCAGCTGACAGTACCCAAATTTATATGACAAGACCAGCCCAGCTGGATGTCACTCCACGCTTAAAGAGTcaaatttgataaattttgtctGTCATAAGCAGTCATAGATTTAGGCTAAATGTACATTTATCTACACATGTGTATATTACAGTAGTACACAAATGTTCACACattcataattgtttttatgCACACGAACAAAAGTTTGATCTATCTGTCATTAATTGTTTCCCCTCCTCATCAGTATTCGCTTACAAAAAACTCGTCTTTATTACCTGCAGGTATACGGCACCCAGACGGGGCGTCTAATTCTAGCAGGGGTAATGGGTGCTTGCATCGGGCTGTTTAGTGGGTTCCTGTTGACAGTGGTTGGCTGTTGCTGCTATCTGAGACTCAGGTTTGTTTATGTAGGCTTAGGATGGTAGCGCAAAACGCAACTCGGAAGCCCCATCTTTTCTTAGCTTTTACTTCTGCCCATTGTCCCTTTCAATTggtttaaaacattttatacttttagttttaaaatagaGAAAGGTACTTTTATAATTACAAACCTTCTCGCTATTAATTGCCTGAACAGAAGGTTTAGAACTGATTGAATTAGTAGAAATATTACTTGTGTGAATCCTGAGTTACTTTTAATCtggcaaaatttatgaaattgacTCAGCTAATGGTTGCCTGTTTATGTATTCGTTcataatttattcagttattaatttctatattacAGTCACAGATACGGAACCTTGGAGTTCGATAAACATAACAATACCTACAGAAGCGCTGATCTCATAGATGGAGTAGTGTAGCCACCCTGCAGGAAACTCTTAACATCACAGGCACAGGCACTGGTTTGTCAAGTCCGTGGATTCTGCAAAAGACGTAATTTTTGCACGTTCTTAGAAAAGCCATTCGTCACAACCATTATTACTATAGGCAGTGTTTTTCGTAATTTAGTGAAACAACAGTGGGAAGTTTGATGATTGTTGAGCTGTCCTTTCGAGTAGTAGGCCTAGTTATAACCTAGAAGTCCGAATATCAACGCATGATGAAGCAACAGTACGAGTGAAGTGAAAAGGAGTGATCAAAATGCAAGATGGTTCAAGTAAACGTTACGTGAAAAACGAAATCTAGGCTACTCTATTCCAGCGTCGTTATAAGTCGATAGACAGTTACATTACTTAACAATTTCAGTTTAATAACTGTTCCAAAATGGAATCACATTATTGTGGGTCATGGAAAGTTAGTTCCTATGCCTTTATTGGCCACAGCAGAGGCTGTTACCCTTTTAAAGCTGAAGGGGCTTGTGAGGGGATAGTCTAGGAACGACTTAGTACTATAATGTGGGCTATAAgtacttaaaacacacacacacacacacacacacacacacacacacacacacacacacatatatatatatatatatatatatatatatatatatatatatatatgtatatatatcgtgaaagaaaaagagaaacgacTTCATATAGACTACAAAAGGTAGACAGCAAGAGCAGACATGCGGGATAGGCAATGAATTGCGATTACTTTAATGCATCAAAGCTTTGATAACCAAACAAATATGTTAATGTCTACATATGAATCTTTGTGAGTGACTGTTGAATACAGCCGACTACAAATGTTTAGCCACTTCCAAAATGAGATGCCAAACTTCGAAGCAATTTTTCTAGGCACCACTTCCAAGCCTAAaagtttagatattttttcataagaaGCAAACGAAAGCTTTCGTTCCCCCTCAATTTCTGGATAAGGGTACAGAGAATGTCTCTAAGAGGACTGTCTGCTGCTTAAACAAATGTTCTGTGATGTAGCTTTCTTACTCAATATACAATTCTGCATTTTCTCGTTTCTAGAACAAACATATTCGTGAAATTACTAACTGAAACCCTTTGTCGCAGCTCCTGTAAAAGCAAAAACTCCTGAAAAGGCAATGAGACTCGgtctatattttctgtatattatttcTTACGGATGATATATTTTAGGACACTTCCATTTCACATGCTACAACGTTTATTATTttcgaataaataaaatatttttattttgaatacatGTCTAGATAATCGTAGAGAAATGTTTACCTTGAAGAAAGCAAGAGATAACAAAGCCTCCTTTTGACTATTTAGTGGGAAGTTAATGAAGCGGGAAAGACATAAGAAAGCAGAAAAATCTACTTGGAAGTAAAGTGTATGGAGAACGCACAACCTGGTTCGTAACTCCAATGTGAAACATCCACGTTAGAAATATACCCTTCTGTGTTTTGACAAAGTCTTTACCTTTAGATGATCAAAACATCCTTGTCGCGGAAGAGGAGTCCAAGCTCATTTGTGTAAAGTCACCAGAGACAAAACAGAACTTTAGACTATCGATAACGATGAAATGTAGGCTAAAAAGATCTCCAAGTGCTTTAGTACCATGTTGAAAAAGACAGGAGAGAGTACTCATACTAGATGTTTGCAAATGTGATATAATtatatgagtaaatgtattaattttcttaGAACTTTTCAGGTGTCATCCCAAAATTTAATTGCGTTTCTGtaataataaactctctctctctctctctctctctctctctctctctctctctctctctctctctctctctctctctctctctctctctctctagtaacgTTTTTTAACCTATCTAGAAGTTATAATTACATTAGTTCATtcctttgtaaattattattatttcttaggttgaattttttattttcaccgttGAGTTCATAATATTTAGgctttaaataaagagagagagagagagtggggggggggggggagttgtaGAGAGCTATGGCACATGTAGGCTATGCCACATATAAGTATCCACAAAAGTATGCACGGTGTAAAGATTTGTactcttgtaaatatattttgttatttcgtcttttttataatattgaatttaatgtaataacgaatttataataaaataataaccgtATACgtcgtattttcattttaatcttaacCAGATCAGTGTATACGTTGTTTGGGGATTTAGacttaagtaaagaaaaatggcCTCTACCAAGATGAAcagaatatttttacaattactGAAAATCACCTAACATGACCTAACATCCCTGTGTTAATCCATATTCAAGAGAACATCATCAATAGTCAAAATCAAAGCTTGTAAACTTTCTGAGGGAAGATGTTAAACAAGGGCAGATCAGAGCGCTGTGGTTGTGACTGCAGACCAAGTATTAGGCCTATGTGTTGGAACGAGACAAAGGCCTAATAACTGTGCAATGCAAGTTGACGGTATTAATTGCATGTTTATTACCATAACTACTGATGTGGGATGTGCGGAGACTGTTCGGTGGAACTGAATAGCGGCATTTCGTTTGTAAGGAAATTACTAATAGCTTGCCGTTGTCAGTTTAGCGGGCGAATGGTATTAGCTGTAGATATCGTGCAGATTTCACTTTGAAACGGCTCTGGCTACTGCTACTCTGAATGTGAATGGGATAGGGCGAATATAAACGATATTAGCCCTACCTAAACAAAGAAACTAAGCCATCCAATACTTGGTATTATACGAGATATCCTAAAAATCAAGCCAAACTGATCAGTAGTCGGAAGTTCACGAGAATCTGGGAAACATGGAATAACGAACTGCAAATTCTACTGTCAAGTAAAACAATTTCAGAACAATGTTAAAATTCTAATGTACACCAAATGATGCTGCTCAAATCATTCAAAGATTTCTTTTTCCTCAATTGTAAACGTTGACTTTATTTCAATGAATATATCATAGGACCGTTTTGTTCCgtaaactgagaaaaaaatggcATAAGTTGACTACTCTATAGAAACTGAGTCTTGAAAAAGGCTCAGTTTTTCACTCGTTGTGGAAATGGTACCTAGAATCTTTACTCTCCTATTGTGAGGGcctcttcttttgtttctcttcttgaATCCACAGCAATCATCTTGGCTCCTCGTAATATCCTGAGGTGACATCTTCCATAATACAGCCCCAGATTAGGAAAACCTCCGCCGAATGGTTCACCTTTTCACCATTAGGTTCTGGAAGACTGACGATGCTGATGTTTTCCTTACTTCAGGTGAAGCTCTCCGCAATTAGGCCTTTCTCTATTCCTTACATAAAAGAAgtccatctatctgtctacctgtacatatactgtatatatatatatatatatatatatatatatatatatatatatatatatatatatatatgtgtgtgtgtgtgtgtgtgtgtgtgtgtgcatacttgGTGAAATCCAAAGATAATGATAAATGGAAAAGCGGCCCTGACTAGGGAATAATGCTGtggataagatatatatataatgtatatatatatatatatatacatatatatatatatatatatatatatatatatatatatatatatatatatatatgagagagagagagagagggagagagaatttgcttAGGTACAGTCTAGTGTCCAGTTTTACAATCTGTGATAAAGCGATATCTCTTAAGAGGTCAAGAAGATATGATAAGGATCATAAGAGTAGACACATAATCTCGTCGAAATGAATATCCTTTGCAATCGAACCCGGACCTTTCTTTCAACATATCATTACGTCAAGTGTACTTGTGCATATACTTGAGGTAGATGGATGAATAGATAGGCAGAGAAAGGATTACCAGTACACCTGCAACATGTTCTACTTCAGGGCGCCAAACTTCACATAGTCGTGACGGACTGAAAAGATGCACCAAGAGTaatgcacacgcacgcacgcacacacacagatatatatatatatacacacaagcgaTCTCcccaaaggaaaacaaacaacagtCACGGTAAAATTTGTTCATTGACAGTTGTATCAGTGATGTATCCTTgaagagaaaacttcaaaaaaCATCAGCCACATCATCTCACATTTCCTAACTTCGTCATCATACCGTCCATGAACGCAATTATCAAATATCTGAGACCGCTTTAAGCACCAAACCAGTTGCTTTGCCATTAAAATAATCTAACGcaatcttttcttttcatgaaaactTCTTATTGCTCTAATGCagttaccttcaataaaggtgcTTGTTCAACGCAAGCCACATCATTTTTACATCAGCCCCGTAGTATTCTGATTTAGGCCTAATACGCCATTACACGCAAAATTCTCACAAGACTGTTTCAAGACAGCACCGGACCCATTCCTCTTTATCCCTGTTTACAGTCAACCTTTACAGTTCGTTCCTAATTAATTCTGCTGTTGTCTTAATTGTCTCAGTAAAAACATACCTTACACCAAGTAGTACTATAACCTTATGATTCTTACGGGCACCGCCGTCACCTTTCCTCCCCAAACAAAGGATTATTTGTTCCTCTTCTGTCACCTTTCTTCACCACCAAACTTATCCTGATGGTTTTGCAGTCTGCAGCTATTGATAATTGTTCCCTTTAACTTCCTTAACACAATCATTCCAAAACACA encodes:
- the LOC136832578 gene encoding uncharacterized protein, encoding MTPAFVVISFVICLLTSSADATLRITGHTASTSSDITFEEDPANRSTELGAIHSGPDSKNYQGSGMHAESDVKNEPVIFTTQEKHVVYGTQTGRLILAGVMGACIGLFSGFLLTVVGCCCYLRLSHRYGTLEFDKHNNTYRSADLIDGVV